From one Acidobacteriota bacterium genomic stretch:
- a CDS encoding peptidylprolyl isomerase produces the protein MTRRSLLILFIFALVFVGCRKKTDHTPVIASVNGSEVQLGEFNRFIASRLGDLSNDEMSEALRSQLLDELITRRVIIEAAENAKLEISDSEIVQTMQDDPQKKSATLDDESRQGLANDLLIEKYYKQKILKDVRVTPEEIEAYIEKNKDRLTDKPGFYVREIRVQTREEAERIRSEAIAGKTDFADLVRQYSQGARAEQGGLTHYDEGQMPAVLESAIRPLRPGDISAVVQSNYGFHIFKLEQRTQVYAPETRRSVLDKRREMLGEELISRRNQEAVDVAVDKLMTAAKVKINNAALGFTYSGRFRQN, from the coding sequence ATGACTCGACGCTCCCTTTTAATTCTATTTATATTCGCCCTGGTTTTTGTCGGGTGTCGCAAAAAGACCGACCATACACCGGTCATTGCCAGTGTGAATGGCAGCGAGGTGCAGCTTGGCGAATTCAATCGCTTCATCGCTTCCAGGCTCGGTGACCTCTCAAATGATGAAATGTCGGAAGCCTTGCGCTCGCAACTGCTCGATGAACTCATCACCCGGCGCGTGATCATCGAAGCCGCAGAAAATGCCAAACTCGAAATCAGCGACAGTGAAATCGTGCAGACGATGCAGGACGACCCGCAGAAAAAATCTGCGACCCTTGATGATGAGAGTCGTCAAGGATTGGCAAACGATTTGTTGATTGAAAAATATTACAAGCAGAAAATCCTCAAAGATGTGCGTGTCACGCCCGAAGAAATCGAAGCGTACATCGAAAAGAACAAAGACCGTTTGACCGATAAACCGGGCTTTTATGTGCGTGAGATTCGCGTGCAAACCCGCGAAGAAGCCGAACGCATTCGCAGTGAAGCCATCGCAGGCAAAACCGATTTCGCCGACTTGGTGCGCCAGTATTCACAAGGCGCGCGCGCCGAACAGGGCGGACTCACGCATTACGATGAAGGGCAGATGCCCGCCGTATTGGAGAGCGCCATTCGCCCGCTTCGCCCCGGCGACATTTCGGCAGTCGTGCAATCCAATTATGGTTTTCACATTTTCAAACTCGAACAACGCACCCAGGTCTATGCGCCTGAAACCCGGCGGTCGGTGTTGGATAAACGCCGCGAGATGCTCGGCGAAGAATTGATTTCGCGCCGCAATCAGGAAGCCGTCGACGTAGCCGTCGATAAATTGATGACAGCGGCAAAGGTCAAAATCAACAACGCCGCATTGGGCTTCACTTATTCAGGCAGGTTCAGGCAGAATTAG
- a CDS encoding peptidyl-prolyl cis-trans isomerase — protein MKFIIGSLLFLSLFMLPTRVSAQEPELVTEIVARVNNDIITRADYLAAVEEFRIQLTKELRDRGKSDAEIEAEFQKLKPTILDILIDDILVEQKAKELGANVENELNQQWTEIAKNNKFPSVLDFENALKQQGNDPEAIRASLRKRLLQQFVMNQEIFGQIYRDLTEKQKREYYDKHKEEFTTPIEVTISEIFLPLENQTASEVEQRARRIVAELRAGKNFVEAVQAYSGATRPTRALNGKLGTFKLTKDSGLRPDLEAAIKDLKTGEITEPLRQQDGFQIIRVDERKEATTIPYSDPQVQRYVAQAATMERADDARKKYLKKLRDEAFIEINKSYVVAVEKKATN, from the coding sequence ATGAAGTTTATTATTGGAAGCTTACTATTTTTAAGCTTGTTTATGCTCCCGACCCGCGTCAGCGCACAGGAACCGGAACTGGTTACCGAAATCGTCGCGCGCGTCAACAACGATATTATCACCCGCGCCGATTATTTAGCCGCCGTGGAAGAATTCAGAATTCAACTGACCAAAGAATTGCGCGACCGGGGTAAGAGCGATGCCGAAATCGAGGCTGAATTTCAAAAGCTCAAACCGACGATTCTCGACATTTTGATTGATGACATCCTGGTTGAACAGAAAGCCAAAGAACTCGGCGCCAATGTTGAAAACGAACTCAACCAGCAATGGACGGAGATTGCCAAAAATAACAAATTTCCCAGCGTACTTGATTTTGAAAACGCCTTAAAACAACAGGGCAATGACCCGGAGGCAATTCGCGCTTCGCTTCGTAAACGTCTGCTTCAACAATTTGTGATGAATCAGGAAATTTTTGGGCAGATTTATCGCGACCTGACCGAAAAACAGAAACGCGAATATTACGACAAGCACAAAGAGGAATTCACCACACCGATTGAAGTAACGATTTCGGAAATCTTTTTACCGCTCGAAAATCAAACCGCTTCGGAAGTCGAACAACGCGCCCGGCGCATCGTTGCAGAGCTTCGCGCCGGCAAGAATTTCGTTGAAGCCGTGCAAGCCTATTCCGGCGCGACGCGACCGACTCGCGCATTGAATGGCAAACTCGGCACTTTCAAGTTGACGAAAGACAGCGGTCTTCGCCCCGACCTGGAAGCGGCAATTAAAGACCTGAAAACCGGCGAAATCACCGAACCGCTCCGGCAACAGGATGGTTTTCAAATCATTCGCGTCGATGAACGCAAAGAGGCGACGACGATTCCTTACAGTGACCCGCAAGTGCAACGTTATGTCGCACAGGCAGCGACCATGGAACGCGCTGACGATGCCCGTAAAAAATATTTGAAGAAGTTGCGCGATGAAGCTTTTATCGAAATCAATAAAAGTTATGTCGTCGCTGTAGAGAAGAAAGCGACGAACTGA
- a CDS encoding PIN domain-containing protein, translating into MLNAPDLSVDARHAMQAAAIAGDSVYVPAISLAEILYLIEKGRFLQNLLTQILKSVADPLAELKVIPFDEHIAQAMQQIPRPVVPEMPDRIIAATALFLDLPLVTRDHKIQSVKLIKTIW; encoded by the coding sequence GTGTTAAATGCGCCTGATCTATCGGTTGATGCGCGCCATGCGATGCAAGCCGCAGCAATTGCGGGGGACTCGGTTTATGTGCCCGCCATTTCACTTGCAGAAATTCTCTACCTGATTGAAAAAGGGCGATTCCTGCAAAACTTATTAACCCAAATATTAAAATCCGTCGCTGACCCGCTTGCTGAACTAAAGGTGATTCCTTTTGATGAACATATCGCACAGGCAATGCAGCAAATTCCCCGCCCGGTGGTTCCTGAAATGCCCGATAGAATAATTGCCGCGACAGCGCTCTTTCTTGATTTGCCATTAGTGACCCGCGACCATAAGATTCAATCGGTCAAGTTAATTAAAACCATTTGGTAG
- a CDS encoding NADP-dependent oxidoreductase has translation MTARMNHQWLLVSRPVGNFKESDFKWHEEPVPELEDGQFLIRNIYLSLDPTNRIWATERDSYLPPVALGSVMRGGTIGAVEDSKNSNFPVGTYVQGLLGWQEYAVSDGQGVNLLPVNPAIPLTAYMGLFGHIGMTAYFGLLDVGQPKPGETLVVSGAAGATGSLVGQIGKIVGCRVVGIAGSDDKCRWLTDELGFDAAINYKTEDVEASLKKHCPNGIDVYFENVGGKILDAVLGLINNYARISLCGLISTYNATEPVPGPYNFANILTRRARVQGFIVLDYAPRAQECFADLGKWLMEGKLKYRVDEVEGLENAPTAINKLFTGANTGKLVVKI, from the coding sequence ATGACTGCACGAATGAATCATCAATGGTTACTGGTTTCGCGTCCCGTAGGAAATTTCAAAGAATCGGATTTCAAATGGCATGAAGAACCTGTGCCTGAACTCGAAGACGGGCAATTTTTAATTCGCAACATTTATTTATCGCTTGACCCGACTAACCGCATCTGGGCAACTGAGCGGGATAGTTACCTGCCGCCGGTGGCGCTTGGCAGTGTCATGCGCGGCGGCACCATCGGCGCAGTTGAAGATTCAAAAAATTCCAATTTTCCGGTCGGCACATATGTTCAGGGGTTGCTCGGCTGGCAGGAGTACGCCGTCAGCGACGGGCAAGGAGTGAATCTGTTGCCGGTCAACCCGGCGATTCCGCTCACGGCTTATATGGGACTTTTCGGGCACATCGGCATGACTGCGTATTTCGGATTACTCGATGTCGGTCAACCTAAGCCCGGCGAAACCCTTGTGGTATCGGGCGCGGCGGGCGCGACGGGGTCGCTGGTCGGACAAATCGGTAAAATCGTCGGTTGTCGCGTCGTCGGCATTGCCGGAAGCGATGACAAATGCCGTTGGCTTACCGATGAACTGGGCTTTGATGCGGCAATCAATTACAAAACCGAAGACGTGGAGGCGAGTTTGAAGAAACATTGCCCGAACGGCATTGATGTCTATTTTGAAAATGTCGGCGGCAAAATTCTCGATGCGGTGCTCGGTTTGATTAATAACTACGCGCGCATTTCGTTGTGCGGGCTGATTTCAACTTATAACGCGACCGAACCGGTTCCGGGTCCCTATAATTTCGCGAATATTTTGACGCGCCGCGCCCGCGTGCAAGGTTTTATTGTGCTGGATTATGCGCCGCGCGCTCAGGAATGTTTTGCCGACCTCGGCAAATGGTTGATGGAAGGCAAACTCAAATACCGCGTTGATGAAGTCGAAGGTTTAGAGAACGCGCCCACCGCTATCAACAAACTCTTCACCGGAGCCAACACCGGAAAGCTGGTGGTGAAGATTTAA
- a CDS encoding RNA-binding S4 domain-containing protein, protein MRLDLFLKQSRLVLRRTVAQQLCEAGAVTVNDAPAKSSREVRVGDKLSVKYHGKITTIRVLQLPTKQMPKSQTASLFEILGIETYEEDLFGE, encoded by the coding sequence ATGCGTCTTGATTTATTTTTAAAACAGAGTCGGTTGGTTTTGCGGCGCACCGTCGCGCAACAGCTTTGTGAAGCGGGCGCGGTTACGGTCAATGATGCGCCCGCTAAAAGTTCGCGTGAAGTGCGCGTTGGCGATAAATTATCGGTGAAATATCACGGCAAAATTACCACCATTCGTGTCTTACAACTCCCCACCAAACAAATGCCCAAATCACAAACGGCGTCGCTTTTTGAAATTCTTGGCATCGAAACTTACGAGGAAGACCTCTTTGGTGAGTGA
- a CDS encoding glycogen/starch/alpha-glucan phosphorylase, whose translation MLSEKTIAIDNSVDGFENSLIRHARYLIGKEWQDLSGYERFQVVAMSVRDRLVDRMIETKQRYKQSDAKRLYYLSMEFLMGRLLGNNLINLGVMEACREALIRYGVDLEEVREEEPDAALGNGGLGRLAACFLDSLATLNMPGYGYGINYEYGLFKQEIKNGYQKEEPDHWLVYGTPWEIRRPDESCFIPVYGRIDGAQGNEFQYEPNWVDTKLIIGVPHDMPIIGYGGSTVNFLRLYSGRSSQEFDMEIFNGGDYLKAVEQKITSETISKVLYPSDSVRSGRELRLLQEYFLVACAISDIVRRYEKDHDSFEPFASKIAIQLNDTHPALAIAELMRVLIDEKHLQWDDAWEITVGTCGYTNHTLMAEALEKWPVSLIENVIPRHMHIIREINRRLLQKVVSVFPNDYERLQRMTIITDDGEAQVRMAHLSIVGSHSVNGVSELHSNLVKTSLVPDFYELTPEKFNNKTNGVTQRRWLKLANPLLANLISRTIGDRWITELDELRELEQYAETEQFQQEFRAIKRANKVQLAKVIKATNQVVVDPDSIFDVQVKRIHEYKRQLLNCMHIIHEYFGIVEENRYPAVPRTYIFAGKAAPGYWAAKQIIKLINNVAHTINNDPRANEFMKVVFMPDYRVSLAEKIIPAADLSEQISTAGMEASGTGNMKFAMNGALTMGTLDGANIEIREEVGEENIFIFGLTAQEIQAMRQTNSYNPWDYYYRDERLKRVMDALNSNRFCPDEQGLFTWMFYAILSYGDNYFLLADLPSYIETQERASAEFLDSETWTRKAILNVARTGKFSSDRTILEYAREIWNLKRYMTN comes from the coding sequence ATGCTTAGTGAAAAAACTATCGCGATAGATAACTCGGTGGATGGATTTGAGAATTCCCTGATTCGTCACGCCCGTTATTTAATCGGCAAAGAGTGGCAAGACCTTTCCGGCTATGAACGCTTTCAGGTGGTGGCAATGAGCGTGCGCGACCGTCTGGTTGACCGCATGATTGAAACCAAACAACGTTATAAACAATCCGACGCCAAACGCCTCTATTACCTCTCGATGGAATTTCTGATGGGGCGGCTCTTGGGCAATAACCTCATCAACCTCGGCGTGATGGAAGCCTGCCGCGAAGCCTTGATTCGTTATGGCGTTGACCTCGAAGAGGTGCGCGAAGAAGAACCCGACGCGGCGCTCGGCAACGGTGGTCTCGGCAGACTCGCCGCCTGTTTTCTGGATTCACTCGCCACGCTTAACATGCCCGGTTACGGGTACGGCATCAATTACGAATATGGCCTCTTCAAACAGGAAATCAAAAACGGCTATCAAAAAGAGGAGCCTGACCACTGGCTGGTGTACGGCACGCCCTGGGAAATTCGTCGCCCCGATGAATCCTGTTTTATCCCTGTGTATGGGCGCATCGATGGTGCCCAAGGCAACGAATTTCAATACGAACCCAACTGGGTCGATACCAAACTCATCATCGGAGTGCCGCACGATATGCCGATCATCGGTTATGGTGGAAGCACGGTGAATTTTCTGCGGCTCTATTCGGGGCGTTCGTCGCAGGAATTCGATATGGAAATTTTCAACGGCGGCGATTACCTGAAAGCTGTCGAACAGAAAATCACTTCGGAAACCATCTCGAAAGTTCTCTACCCGTCGGATTCGGTGCGGTCGGGTCGCGAACTGCGCCTGTTGCAGGAATATTTTCTCGTCGCCTGTGCCATCAGTGACATCGTGCGCCGTTATGAAAAAGACCACGACAGTTTCGAGCCGTTCGCTTCCAAAATCGCCATTCAGTTGAACGACACTCACCCGGCGCTGGCGATTGCCGAACTGATGCGCGTGCTCATTGACGAAAAGCATTTGCAATGGGACGACGCCTGGGAAATCACCGTCGGAACCTGCGGCTATACCAATCACACCTTGATGGCTGAAGCCCTGGAAAAATGGCCCGTGTCATTGATTGAAAATGTGATTCCCCGCCATATGCACATCATTCGCGAAATCAATCGCCGCCTGTTGCAAAAAGTCGTAAGCGTTTTCCCGAACGATTATGAACGCTTGCAGCGTATGACCATCATCACCGACGATGGCGAAGCGCAGGTGCGCATGGCGCATCTGTCGATTGTCGGCAGCCACTCGGTAAACGGGGTTTCCGAATTGCATTCCAATCTTGTAAAAACCTCGCTGGTGCCGGATTTTTACGAACTCACGCCGGAAAAATTCAACAACAAAACCAATGGCGTCACCCAACGCCGCTGGTTGAAACTGGCAAACCCACTGCTTGCCAATTTAATTTCCAGAACCATCGGCGACCGCTGGATTACCGAACTCGATGAACTGCGCGAACTCGAACAATATGCCGAAACCGAACAATTCCAGCAGGAATTTCGCGCCATCAAACGCGCCAATAAAGTGCAGCTTGCCAAGGTCATCAAAGCGACCAATCAAGTGGTGGTCGATCCCGATTCGATTTTCGACGTGCAGGTCAAACGCATACACGAATACAAACGCCAGTTGCTCAACTGCATGCACATCATTCACGAATATTTCGGCATCGTTGAAGAGAATCGTTACCCGGCAGTTCCCCGCACTTACATTTTTGCGGGCAAAGCTGCTCCCGGTTACTGGGCGGCAAAACAGATTATTAAATTGATTAACAATGTCGCGCACACGATTAACAATGACCCGCGCGCCAATGAATTTATGAAGGTCGTGTTTATGCCCGATTATCGCGTGTCGCTTGCCGAAAAAATCATCCCGGCGGCAGACCTGAGCGAACAGATTTCAACCGCGGGAATGGAAGCCTCGGGAACCGGCAACATGAAATTTGCGATGAACGGGGCGCTGACGATGGGCACGCTTGACGGCGCAAACATTGAAATCCGCGAAGAGGTTGGCGAAGAAAATATTTTTATCTTTGGTCTGACGGCGCAAGAGATTCAAGCCATGCGCCAGACCAATTCTTATAATCCCTGGGATTATTATTATCGCGACGAGCGATTGAAACGGGTGATGGATGCGCTCAACTCGAATCGTTTTTGCCCCGATGAACAGGGGCTGTTCACCTGGATGTTTTACGCGATTTTAAGTTACGGCGACAATTATTTTCTGCTTGCCGATTTGCCTTCGTATATTGAAACTCAGGAACGCGCCAGCGCCGAATTTTTAGACAGCGAAACCTGGACGCGCAAAGCGATATTGAATGTGGCGCGCACCGGCAAATTTTCAAGCGACCGCACGATTCTGGAATACGCCAGAGAAATCTGGAACCTCAAACGTTACATGACAAATTAA
- a CDS encoding CHAT domain-containing tetratricopeptide repeat protein gives MSLHNHPHDYAAFSSRNKQWRYLLLLIFLLYTVAPVFARQPAAGFNPPTNRFQDATTLELATLIEREIAPLQSHIYQLSLAQAQFASFAIKQTGIDIAITVLAADGKQLLKVVPQSGVSDIEIFSIIAETSGVYRLVVQPTPKALKAGRYAIKLEALRAATEKDRSLQEAGSLNTEVQKLMAAKKYDEALPLAEKAAELFEKQLGAENSSLATALNNLGEIHRARGDYDLAEPFLKKSLEIYEKIYGADKYAVGIATNNFAFLYYSKGEYAKAERLFQRALQIYEKTLGAEHPDLISVLNNLAALYYDQGDYARSELLLQRALAIRQKQAKPNDPGIASAMNNLAVLLFNKADYVKAEELFQQALEIYQSALGEHPLVANILNNLAGLYRAKGEFDKAETFLQRALEMLKKNPGENSPSFAISLDNLATVYQVRGEYNKAEGLTQRALAIFEKAPGQELRLASALNNLGELYRRKQEYEKAEIFLQRALSLREKRIGINHPDVAIVLGNLASLYAAKNDFAKALAYRKRYLAVRENNLSANIDTGSERQKLAYLKSLASDLNTLISLHLQSLPQSDEAKTTALTLILNRKGRTLDAMIDSLAALRRRALPEDRHLIDQLSETRTRLATLTLRGPGREGLEKHQQVLKLLEDRREQLEDRMSRQSAEFRAQTQAVTLDAVRALIPANAALVEFIIYRPFSFKPSQNKPASEPRYVAYVLRQQGDVQWRELGAVKTIDAAIEQWRQGLRDPKQKAIEQHARLVDELVMQPVRALLGDAQHLLISPDGAFNLIPFEALVDEQKHFLVERYSFSYLTSGRDLLRLQIARQSHNAPLLIANPAFGNREPVALAETAAPLAKNLRKRQTINTGAEMSDIFFVELPSAEREAKTIKALFPEAVLLTGTQATEPALKSAIAPTILHIATHGFFLNDTSEANPDDTAEPRRSINASAKIENPLLRSGLALAGANQFTDRGDDGILTALEATGLNLWGTRLVTLSACDTGVGEIKNGEGVYGLRRAFVIAGAETLMMSLWAVSDYATRELMSAYYKNLQRGLSRAEALRQIQLAMIKRPERRHPFYWASFIQSGEWASLDGKSR, from the coding sequence ATGTCGCTTCACAATCATCCGCATGATTATGCAGCTTTCAGTTCTCGAAATAAGCAATGGCGCTATCTGCTGCTTCTGATTTTTCTTTTGTACACCGTTGCGCCGGTCTTCGCCCGGCAACCGGCAGCGGGATTTAACCCTCCGACGAATCGTTTTCAAGATGCCACAACGCTTGAATTAGCCACCCTGATTGAACGCGAAATCGCGCCCCTACAATCACACATTTATCAACTTTCTCTGGCTCAAGCGCAGTTCGCCAGTTTCGCTATTAAACAAACCGGCATTGATATTGCGATTACGGTCTTGGCGGCGGATGGCAAACAATTACTGAAAGTTGTACCGCAAAGTGGCGTATCCGACATCGAAATTTTTTCAATCATTGCGGAAACTTCAGGAGTGTATCGGCTGGTTGTGCAACCAACCCCGAAAGCTTTAAAAGCCGGTCGTTACGCCATCAAACTGGAAGCCTTGCGGGCGGCAACCGAAAAAGACCGGAGTCTGCAAGAAGCTGGCAGCTTGAACACCGAAGTTCAAAAATTGATGGCAGCAAAAAAATACGATGAGGCGTTACCGCTTGCCGAAAAAGCGGCTGAGCTTTTTGAAAAACAACTCGGCGCGGAAAATTCCAGTCTGGCAACCGCGCTCAATAACCTCGGTGAAATCCATCGCGCCAGAGGCGATTATGATTTAGCCGAACCGTTCCTGAAAAAATCGCTGGAAATTTACGAAAAAATTTACGGCGCAGATAAATATGCTGTCGGCATCGCCACCAATAACTTTGCGTTTTTGTACTATAGCAAAGGCGAATACGCAAAAGCCGAAAGGCTTTTTCAACGCGCTTTGCAGATTTATGAAAAAACCCTGGGCGCAGAACATCCCGACCTCATCAGCGTACTCAATAACCTCGCCGCGCTTTATTATGACCAGGGCGATTACGCGCGCTCTGAGTTGCTATTGCAACGCGCTTTGGCAATCCGGCAAAAACAAGCGAAACCCAATGACCCGGGCATTGCCTCGGCGATGAATAATCTTGCGGTGCTGTTGTTCAACAAAGCTGACTATGTAAAGGCAGAAGAATTATTTCAACAGGCGCTGGAAATTTATCAATCCGCCTTGGGCGAACATCCTCTGGTTGCCAACATCTTGAACAATCTCGCCGGGCTGTATCGCGCCAAGGGTGAATTCGATAAAGCCGAAACCTTTTTGCAACGCGCCCTGGAAATGCTCAAAAAAAATCCCGGCGAAAACAGTCCGAGTTTCGCTATCTCGCTCGATAATCTGGCGACGGTTTATCAGGTGAGAGGCGAATACAACAAAGCCGAAGGGTTGACGCAACGGGCGCTGGCGATATTCGAGAAAGCGCCAGGGCAGGAGTTGCGCCTGGCTTCGGCGCTTAATAATCTGGGGGAGCTTTATCGTCGTAAACAGGAGTACGAAAAAGCCGAAATCTTTTTGCAGCGCGCCCTCTCGCTTCGCGAAAAAAGAATCGGAATCAATCACCCGGATGTCGCAATTGTGCTCGGTAATCTGGCTTCGCTTTACGCTGCAAAAAACGATTTCGCTAAGGCGCTGGCGTATCGCAAAAGATATCTGGCGGTCAGAGAGAATAATTTATCAGCGAATATCGATACGGGTTCAGAGCGCCAGAAACTCGCTTACCTCAAATCACTTGCCAGTGATTTAAACACCCTGATTTCGTTACACCTTCAATCCCTGCCGCAATCCGACGAAGCTAAAACTACGGCACTCACGCTCATTCTAAACCGCAAAGGGCGAACCCTGGATGCCATGATTGATAGTCTCGCGGCGTTGCGCCGACGCGCTTTGCCGGAAGACCGGCATTTGATTGACCAACTTTCTGAAACCCGAACCCGATTGGCGACGCTTACCTTGCGAGGTCCCGGCAGAGAAGGTTTGGAAAAACACCAGCAGGTTCTCAAATTGCTTGAAGACCGCCGTGAACAACTGGAAGACCGGATGAGCCGACAAAGCGCTGAGTTTCGCGCTCAAACTCAAGCCGTCACCCTCGATGCGGTTCGCGCGTTGATTCCGGCAAATGCCGCGCTCGTTGAGTTCATCATTTACCGTCCGTTTAGTTTCAAGCCTTCGCAAAATAAACCGGCAAGCGAACCGCGCTATGTCGCCTACGTTTTGCGACAACAAGGTGACGTGCAATGGCGCGAACTCGGTGCAGTGAAAACTATTGACGCGGCAATCGAACAATGGCGTCAGGGTCTGCGCGACCCGAAACAGAAAGCCATTGAACAACACGCCCGCCTGGTTGATGAACTGGTCATGCAACCGGTTCGCGCGTTGCTTGGCGACGCGCAACATCTGCTCATTTCGCCCGATGGGGCATTCAACCTTATCCCTTTTGAAGCCCTGGTTGATGAACAAAAACATTTTCTGGTCGAACGTTATTCGTTCAGTTATTTAACCAGCGGACGCGACCTGTTGCGTTTACAAATTGCCCGGCAAAGTCACAACGCACCTTTGCTGATCGCCAATCCCGCGTTCGGAAATCGCGAACCCGTAGCCTTAGCCGAAACCGCTGCGCCGCTTGCAAAGAATTTGCGCAAACGGCAGACCATCAACACCGGCGCGGAAATGTCCGACATCTTTTTTGTTGAATTGCCGAGCGCCGAGCGCGAAGCCAAAACCATCAAAGCGTTATTTCCCGAAGCCGTTTTATTGACCGGAACGCAAGCAACCGAACCGGCGCTGAAAAGCGCAATCGCGCCCACTATTTTGCACATTGCCACGCATGGTTTTTTTCTTAATGACACAAGCGAGGCTAACCCTGATGATACGGCTGAACCTCGCCGGTCAATTAATGCCAGTGCCAAAATCGAAAACCCGTTGTTGCGTTCGGGTCTAGCCCTGGCTGGAGCCAATCAGTTTACAGACCGAGGCGACGATGGAATTTTAACCGCGCTGGAAGCGACGGGCTTGAATCTCTGGGGAACCCGATTGGTCACGCTTTCAGCTTGTGATACGGGAGTTGGCGAAATCAAAAACGGCGAAGGGGTATACGGACTGCGCCGGGCTTTTGTGATTGCCGGAGCCGAAACTTTAATGATGAGTTTGTGGGCAGTCAGTGATTACGCCACCCGCGAATTGATGAGCGCATACTATAAAAATTTGCAACGCGGGTTGAGTCGCGCCGAGGCGCTCAGACAAATTCAACTGGCGATGATTAAACGTCCCGAACGTCGGCATCCGTTTTACTGGGCGAGTTTCATTCAATCGGGCGAATGGGCGAGTCTTGATGGTAAATCAAGGTAA
- a CDS encoding thioesterase family protein — protein sequence MHKKFTIEEHVRWSDIDRAGIIYYGQFLRFFEIAETELFRAVGLAYGETFDRLDIWLPRVQIHFDFKKPLVLDDLIEVSAYVGRFGSKSLTLNFEVNKKGETDFVAEGHIVLACVSRSTFKSIPVPDEIRERLHPFLAG from the coding sequence ATGCACAAAAAATTTACCATTGAAGAGCATGTTCGCTGGTCGGATATTGATCGCGCCGGAATTATTTATTACGGGCAGTTTTTACGGTTTTTTGAAATTGCCGAAACCGAACTTTTTCGCGCCGTCGGTCTGGCTTATGGCGAAACTTTTGACCGACTGGATATCTGGTTGCCGCGTGTGCAGATTCATTTCGATTTCAAAAAGCCGCTGGTGCTTGATGATTTGATTGAAGTGTCGGCATATGTCGGCAGGTTCGGCAGCAAATCATTGACGCTTAATTTTGAAGTGAATAAAAAAGGCGAGACCGATTTCGTCGCCGAAGGTCACATTGTGCTCGCCTGCGTATCGCGTTCGACGTTTAAATCCATACCTGTGCCCGATGAAATCCGCGAACGCCTGCATCCTTTTCTCGCCGGTTGA